Within Dromaius novaehollandiae isolate bDroNov1 chromosome 15, bDroNov1.hap1, whole genome shotgun sequence, the genomic segment gttgATCGTGCTAAGAAAGGTGCATGTGGACAGAGGCCATCTTCCTGCAGAGCCCTGTGAACAGCAGTGGCAAAGTAATTATTCAAGCCAAGTCCATTTGTGCTAGATGGGAGGCCAGCTCAGACATGTATTTTGCTTGCCATCCAGCCTTTTTCTCCAATTTGCATCTCGCACAAAGCCCCTTTTTCCCGGCTTTGCAGGGCAGACCCAAGGTTGTCCTCCACCTGTGAGATAAAGCTCCAGCCCTTGCCAGCGATAACAGTCGTTACCTGCATTGGcttctgaaaggtttttttccttgtgtgtgCAAATGAGCCATTTGCCACCTGGAGTTATCCCCGTATTTTGAATATTGCCATCATAAGGGTGGAGCTGGCTGTGGAGGGTGGTGCCAGAGATGGGGGAAGGTATAAAGGTCCCTTGTGGACCATCAAAAACAGGGTCTCTGAAAGCCAGAGAAGAGTCCTCGTTCCTTCTCGCTGCCCTCAGTAAAGCATTACTTTGACCATGAAGGCAACTGGTGttttcctgctcctctgcctggcACTCTGCAGCTACCCAGGTGAGTGCCACGTTTGGCTTAGAAGCTCTTCACAAAAGCTCCCGAGTCTGCCACAGAGGAAGGTGAGCCTGGGAACAGGCCACCTGGCTGCTGGGACCTGGGCAGGGGAATGAAGTGTTCCCTGGAGAGTGCTGCAAAGCCAGTATGCATTAAACCAGCCATCTGCAAGCAGGTCTAAAGCAAAGGCTTTGAAAGGGTGTCTTGTACCTGCTATCAAAATGAACAGACCCGAACCGACACTCTTCTCTCAGGGCTGGAATTCAGCCTGGCAGCTGGTTATTTCTTGGACACCGCAATTCTTTTAGAGCGAATAGATGCcatactggattaaaaaaaaaaaaaaaaaaaaccaaaagacatGAAATACATctacagagaggaaaataaagctcTTTTTACCAGAGCCAATGTTTAAGCTAACTGTATTTTCAAGATCCCATATGGTGCAGAAGGATAAGACCATGAGCTAATGCTGTCTTACGTGCTGCTCCCTGGGAGTGTCTGCATTAGTGGATTTGTCCAGGACAGGAGGGTGTTTTTGAAGCAAGTGCCCTGTCATCCTATTTACTGCGCTGCAGCTGCCACTGCAGACACTCTGAGTgcaaaatctgaatttcttttagATGGACTAAGCATGTGGTGAGCTACAGCTGCTTTTGGGTGTTCATCCCAGGGACTGGACCAGAGCTAGTCCAAAGTAAAATCCCTGAAACATGACTAGTGTATATATCAGGTCCTTAGCACCAAACTGCTTCACTCTACAGACCCACTTCTCTTGGGGCTGCAGTGCTTGGTAATGTAGATGTAGCCTAAATCTTCCTTGTAGATCACTCCTGGACCTACAGGGAACCTAAGGTCTTCTCCTCAGTACTGCCGTTGGCTGAGAAAATTCAGgttgtttttcaaaatacatcaCCACATGTTCAGCCCATGCTGATCCCAGCTGTCAGTTCAGGGCCAGCTGCTCCATGGTCCACCAACACCAGACTCACACCCACCAGCTTTTGTGTGAGACCTCTGGGTCTGCACAGAGGTACcctatttctgctttttttagaGGCCTTCAGCAACTTGTCTTTTGGTCTACTTCCCTGTGGTATAAACCCACAGAGACCAGAACAATCACCCTGGGTTTATACAAACATCAGTCCAGCACCAGAAGGAGTTTTTTGGTTACCCATGAACAAGTGATAAGCAATAATGAAAGCTATCTTTGCTCCCTGGCAGTTGGAGTGAACAACAGGGAAAGTCACTACAGTGCACCTGGCCTTGGCAGGGGCTTCCACTGGGCACAGTGCTTCTGCTGGGGAAAGAGCCAGATGCAGCGGGGCTGTCCCTGCAGAGCTGAGGGACCCTGCTGCAAGACAGGAGAGGCGCAAGCAAGGACGACCTATAGTTATTTGCTGGGGCCCTGAAAGGACCAAGATGTGTGAGCCAAGGCATACAATCCTCAGCCTAAAGCATCTTTAGTAGGGTCCCCCTTGAAGGCAGCCTGAGTGAAGGACGCTAagaagtcttttctttctctccactcTAGGAAATGCTGAACCAGACGGTGCTGCTGACACAGGCACAGAGGTGAAGGTTCTTATTTCAGTGTAGTGCAAGGGTATGCCCAGCTTCAGTGAGACAGCACTAACCTATACACTGGGAAGCCAGTGTTGCTCAAGGAATGTGAGCCACTGGGTTATCTGTCCATAGACCCAGGTGCCTGGGAACATACTTCCACCTGTTGTGCCACACTAAAATCCCAGTGACAGTACTGATTTCCCTTCATATTTCCCCACACAGTGGAGAAAAACTGATAGATAAAAGCTGAATATTGGTGTTGCATGCCAAGTTAAAGGCAATCAAGATTAGAGCTCACATTACTCTGTGGCAGGCAAATGCAAAGGCAGCTTGCTCCCCAGGGATACCTGTGGCCATGGAAAATAAAAGCTGGGGAGAACAAGATCAGATGCTGCCCATGGAGCGTTACCTGCTCAACACTGTCTTTCCTAAGAGCGCAAAGGAGCGCTAGGTGGGATTCAGCTGGCCAAGGGACAGTGTGATGATGGGCATCCCAGTGTTTCCAAGAGTTCATAGCAGAGCTCCACAGAAGCTGAGATGTGTTACCCAGATACAGAAAATACCCATGTCCCTGTAAGGCAAAAGCTCCTTTGGTAAATTGAAGACATGTTTAATATTTAATGTTATCAttacccttttctttttccaggcagcTTGTGGCAATTATGACCTAAAGAAAGGCTGTGCAAAGATCTTTGACCCCATCTGTGGCACAGACAACGTCTTATACAGCAATGAGTGTTTGTTGTGCTTTCAGAACCTGTGAGTATCTGGATCTTGTGCGAGTATAAATATCACGCAGGCTAGAGCTACCATTTATGTCTGTGGTTTCCTAGAAAGAAAGATGTTCACATGCAGCTGGGTAGAGGGCACAAATCTGGCCTCCTGCACGGCTGCTGCACCCACTGCTCTGAGCACGTGGCACCCGTCCACAAAACACGTCTGTTATGTCCAACTCATGGCACATGGGATGCAGGACTGCTCTGCCCACCATCAGGGAGTGCACGGCCAAAATTTCCAAACACCTGCAGCCGTGCTGCAGCAAGTGCTCAGACTGCACTGAAAGGTGGCCAGAAACTTGGACAAGTGGCAAAATCCTCAAAATCTGCCCAGATTTCACAGATCCAGgcagaaaaagatttttccagGTGACCTCAGATGCATGGTGGCtgaggaaaaactgttttttcacaCCAGGAGTtcacagctgagctctgctttcagttttgctgCATACGCAAGGTCATTGTTTTCTCTGGATATTTTGAAGAATGAATCTTTTATTTAATCTGTGCTGATGCCAGATTCCACTGTCTTAACAGAAGGCCAGGTCTAAATGCTAGCAAAATATCTGGCAAGACTTGATTCATTTCCTCTGGCTTGGGCCCCAGGTGATTCTGAATATATTTATACACTGCAAGCACTCTGTGTCAGGCGAGCGAAGGAATTCCTTCCAACTCAATGCTATTAAGTGGTTCAAAAATCTCTGCTGGAAAGATTTAATCCCATCTGTAACCAGATGCTGCAGTCTGCGGGGGCTAAAGGAGTTTTACCTTTGACTTTGCCTGGCGGAGGCAGGGCTTTCTAGTGATCAGGCTGTCGGCAGCGTGAGTGCCCATCTGCTGTCAGCAGAGACGTCTCTGACAGGAGTTCGAATTCCAGCTTTCCTGTTCCTTGAGGAAAGGTCTTATGGAGCCAAATTCTGCCTTTAGGAGGAGTTAGTCCAAGCTAACACCGGAGTAACAAagaacagagctgaaaaaaaaaaaaacatggaaaacaatCCATGGTCTGGCTATCCTGTCTTTCCTCTGTTAATCCAAACTTCTGCCCCATACTCTGCTTCTGGCCTGCACAAAGGCTGATCTTACATTTTAAGGCAAAAGGGGATGCTGTTCGGTGGCCAGATGTTGAGAGGGGTGTTCCGAGCGAAGGCAGTATGGCCAGCGACCCGCTGTGGCAGCGGCCGGAGGGAATGACCGTGCGGAAAGCCAGCTGCCTTGCACCAGCTGGTGCCTGCATGATGTAACAGCGGTTCGGCAGCTCTGGTAGCTTTGGTCAGGAACCAAAAGATGGTTAAGGAGAGCAAGGAAGGGTTTGGAGTAGGTGCGCAGGGAGCAAAGTGGCATTGGGCCTTGGAGTGAAAGGACGAGGAGTCCTCACGTCCCCCAGAGTGGAGCATGCCTCCAAAGGGGAAGGGAGACGTCAATGGTGGTGGGACGGAAGGTTTGGGGCTACAAGAAAGAACTGCAGAAGCAGTCAGGAAGGGAAGCCAGGGGCAAGACTAAGTGAGACACAATGGTGGAATTCGTCTGTAAAAGCCCACGCAAACAAAGTCATAACTTTTATCGTCTGCAGCCAGACAAGCATTAGAGGTGTCTTGCAACTGCCATACAGCAAAGAGGTGAATTGTTCTGCCGGGAGGTGGCAGGAAGTGCTAGCTCTTGGGCTTATTGGAATTAATTAACCCATGTCCAAAGTAACCCTGAACTGTCTGTCAAAAATGCATGGGCTTCCTTATGACTGTGTATAACAGTTAAATGATGATTTAAATACTGTTTACCATTCTTTCTTTGTCCCCTGAGTCAGGCTCTGCTGTGTATCAGGGACTTTAAGGCACTCTCTAGCATATTTAACCTCTTTTCTAGGCAAAGGAACACTAATGTGCAcataaagaaaaggggaaagtgcCAAGAGCCACGCTCCGACTCCagtcaaaactgaaaaaacaccACTGTGCTGGAGAAGATAGCACAAGATGTCTTTTGCCTATATAAACTTCTAATAAAATGGAAGCATTTCAATGTCTTGCACTGGGATTTCCCACCCCACCCACCCCCACTTTTCctgacatttaaaatacattccagTGAAATATGGTCTGTTTTGGTAACATTCATAAAGAGCTGTGAGCAAATTACTGACAGAGCCCTGGGGAAAAAGGCTAGGATATTCCCAAGGAGACAGCTAGGCTCTGGCACAACAAGCAGACTCTATTTTGCATggataattttgttttcttttcctaagcTTCCAGCACCCGACCAGTGGGAGACCGGTGACCTCATGACTTTCAGTGTATTGGGCATTAAAACTGATGCTCCAGGGCCTGTGCCAGGAGGAAGAGTCTGGCCTGGCTGCTTGGGCTGAAGGACTTCCTGTCTTGTCTCTTGTTCTTGGAGAGCTTTGCGGCTCCCTTTCCAGGCTGGGACCCAGTGCCCTGACCTGGGGTCTGGCTTGCTCAGGGTGAGGTCCAGGGGCTGGAGCAGTGGAGGACGAGGGTGCAGGCTCCCtggatggagagagggaggaggttTAGGCACTGGAGGCCGCTGTTGCTCCGTTGGAGCTGGAGCCAGCACCAGAGCCCACAGCCGGGCAGGGGCTGGCAGGCAGCCCCAGCCGGGGAGCAGAGCCGGGAGCCCCAGGGCTTGCAGCAAGAGCTCGGGGCTTCTCTTTCGAGCCCTACAAGGAGGCTAAACTCTGCCAAAATGGGGTAGCTGGGTAGTCGCGTCTCCCTGTGGCAGCACGGCCCTGccagctgctccccagggagggagcagggtgcTCCGGCTGCTTGGGCCAAAGGACTATAGCCAGTAGCCCCAAACACAGCCCGGATGGGGGGGCATTTCCCTCCTGCAGCCGTGCAGAGCCAGGTGCCACTGGTCCCTGTGCCGGCagcaagcacagggcagctgcagccccaccGGCATGCCATGGCTGAGGCTCGCTGGGGACCCACAACGCACTGTGAGCCGCACACGGCAGCCAGCCACTGCCCTCACGTCAGCCTCCCCACACCACCGGCCCTGCTCACAGCATCTCCCTAGCTTTTTCAGACAATGCCTTAAAAACTGTGAGGTGGTCAGATGCTGTGGCAATGCAGATCATATGGAAGTCTTCCAGGTGGAGAAAATTGCCATGGAATACAGCTGGCAACAGGAACAGCTCTTCAATACCTCTGTCTCCACCAGGAGTAATATTCCAACAAGATTTGGAAAGGAGTTCGGAGCAGTTCTTGCAAGAGGGGATACAATAGAGGTTGGGGTGGGGGCGCAGCCTCCAGGGCTTCCCCATGAGTGCTTTGTTTGAGCGCATGTGCAGGATGATGGCAGAGAGGGGTTTCACTCCTGCACCAGGAGTTGCCCCAAAACCTTGAGGTAGATGTTGAACAGGAGAAGAGTTTCAAGTTATATCTCGATTTACCAAAAGCAGTATTCTGGGCTGCTCTCTGACTTTCTGTTGTAGCCCTTGAGTAAGGAATAATTTGTATTTTGGGAAAAACGAAAGCTTCATTCTTAGTAAAGCCTGAACCTCACTTTGGTTAGAAACATGTTTGAGTTCTCTTCTTCTGTATTCCTTGAAGAAGCAGCTGCTACACAAAAAATGTATGATCAAGCTGAGAAAAAGCTCTAGTGTTCATCTGAAACTCCAAATGCAGCCCCACACAGCTGGGAAAAGAGGGGCAGCACTGGCTGCTCTTCCCAGATGTGTCAACAAGTCTGTGGTCGGAGGAGAGATGCAAAATATCTCTCTTTGCCCTTATCTAAAATGAATGCAATAAAGGTTATACCTTAAAAGGGCCCGTGAACGTAGCTTGCTTTGACATCTTTGAGCAAAAGGGATTTTTGCTGCATAGCAAGAAACAGAGCATATTCTCTAACAGGAGGGGTCTCCGgagctggggcagcaggagggaagcCAGAGCCTCCTCGCGCAGCTCGCTCCCTATTCTTGGGCGTTGGGGCACTGCAAAACACATGTTGGTTCCTTTTACCCCGACAACACCAGAGGGGTTACACTGAGGCCAGCTTACACCAAGCAAAACATTTGTCCTGTCCCTGTCATTTCTGGGAAACATCGCCCAGAAGTAGCTGAGAGCATTTTTCAGTGAACCGAGGTGCTGACCAAGCTTGCAAAACAGGATGTTGTGCTGGACGGACAGCCGAGCACCGTCTGCATCTCCCCAGGCATTGTTCTGATGAGAATTAGGATTCCTGCTAAATGTCAGCCACATCCATTCTGCAGCAAGATCCCTATCTATCAGGCTTGACTTTGCGAAGCGGAGAATCAGGGGCCACAGCCTGGGCACCATACAGCGGGGACACAGCAGGCAGAACTGGTGGCAAGTTTCCAGGAGGTAACAGCTCCTGTCCCTATTCCAGTTTGGGATTAAACAAGCCATTTATTTATTGGAAATATCCCCAAAACCCAGTCTCCTGCTCCCACAGTGGTTCCTCCCCAATGGAGCTGGGGGAGGGAGCACTTTGGCTCAGCTCCTTGGGGTGGCCAGCCCCACATGCTGCTTGGCACCACTCGGCAGCCAGGCCAACTTCCCTGCAACACCAGCTTGCTCCTTCTCATCTCCGTGCTGCTGTCCGCAACACTGGTGAGATGGcacagagagggagaaggggagtgTGACAGGAGAGCGAGGAATggcttctcattttcttttgtttgcttgcctAAATCACTGTCGCCTCTTGTGCCACGTTCCAAGGGCAAGGGGTGTTCAGGAGAGCCCCAAATGCATTTCAAATGATGCAAATGGGGACAAACAGGACTCATTAAACCACACGAAGCGCTCAGCCCtcagcctttctcctccttcccttctggcTGTTCCACAGGGCTCATCCAGGTGGATGGGGAAGGCCAAGGGGTCTGCAGCTGCCCCACAGGCAAGGATGGCATGAGCTGAGGGGCTCAGTGTCCCCTGCGTAGTCCCTTTCCTAGCTTTGCAAGGCAGAGAATGGGAGCAGAGCAACACAGCACCTGCCCC encodes:
- the LOC112996880 gene encoding pancreatic secretory trypsin inhibitor isoform X1, with amino-acid sequence MKATGVFLLLCLALCSYPGNAEPDGAADTGTEAACGNYDLKKGCAKIFDPICGTDNVLYSNECLLCFQNLQRNTNVHIKKRGKCQEPRSDSSQN
- the LOC112996880 gene encoding pancreatic secretory trypsin inhibitor isoform X2 — encoded protein: MKATGVFLLLCLALCSYPGNAEPDGAADTGTEAACGNYDLKKGCAKIFDPICGTDNVLYSNECLLCFQNLFQHPTSGRPVTS